The window GCTCGCCTCGCCGGCGCCGATGCGGTGCTGCTGATTGCCGAGTGCCTCGACGATTGCAATCTGCGCAAGCTGCACAACGAAGCCGTCGAGCTCGGCCTCACACCACTCGTCGAGTTCTACGACGAAGAAAACCTCGACCGCGTGCTCGCCGCCGGCGCGCAGTTGATCGGCGTGAATAACCGCGATCTGCGGACGTTCGAGATCGATTTGAATCGAACCATCACGATGCGTTCGCGCGTGCCGCTCGATTGCGTATTCGTGGGCGAGAGTGGGATTTTCACCCGGACCGATGCGATCCGTTTGCAGGAAGCCGCCGTCGATGCCATGCTGGTGGGTGAGAGCCTGATGCGCGAAAAGGACATCGCCGCCGCGACGAGACAACTCCTGGGATTAGGGAACTGATCAATGGCATCGACGATGGAGAACATTTCGACGATCAACAGCTTTCTGCGCACTATCCTGGCGACGGTCGTGCTCAGCGCTGCGAGCGTCGCTGGTTGGTTCGGCTACTCGACTTACTACAAGAACGAAATCTCCGCCAAAAAAAGTGCGGAAGAGCTCGCCGCGGCCAACAAGGAACTCGAAATCTCGAAGAAGGACCTCGAAGCCAAGACCGTCGAGATCGCGCAGAAGACGGTCTTGCTCCAAGAGCAGCAGGCGCAGATTTCAAAACTAAGCAAAGACCTTGAACGGCTCGAGACGTCGCTGGCTCTGATGAAAG is drawn from Anatilimnocola floriformis and contains these coding sequences:
- the trpC gene encoding indole-3-glycerol phosphate synthase TrpC; translated protein: MTNVLEKIVTHKRDEIAALKSARAESELRAQLKDAPPTRDFFAALAADGPIKLIAEVKKASPSKGVIRADFHPVEIAKAYESAGATCLSVLTDVHFFQGSLDYLTQIRAAVNLPLLRKDFILDTYQLLEARLAGADAVLLIAECLDDCNLRKLHNEAVELGLTPLVEFYDEENLDRVLAAGAQLIGVNNRDLRTFEIDLNRTITMRSRVPLDCVFVGESGIFTRTDAIRLQEAAVDAMLVGESLMREKDIAAATRQLLGLGN